The DNA sequence ATCAGACCTCCACGTTTGAGCAGGATGCCATCGGCGTCCACCGTGGATATGAATACTCCCGCACAGGAAATCCGACCAGAAAAGCGCTGGAAGAGGTGCTCGCCTCCCTGGAGGGAGGTAAGCACGGGCTGGCGTTCGCTTCCGGTTCCGCCGCGACCGCCGCGGTATTTCATCTTTTGGCGCATGGTGATCATGTTATCGTGGGGGATGACGTGTACGGGGGAACATACCGTCTTATTGAGAGAGTATTCCGTCGCTGGGGGCTTGCCGCCGATTACGTTGAAACGGTGGATGCGGACTCGTTCCAAAAAGCGATCAGGAAGGAAACCAGGCTCATCTGGGTGGAAACGCCGACCAATCCGCTTCTGAAAATTGCCGATATCGAGAAACTGTCTCAACTGGCGCATGAAAATGGTCTGCTCCTAGCGGTGGACAATACCTTTGCGAGCCCGTACTTTCAAAACCCCCTTGCTTTGGGCGCCGACATTGTCGTACACAGCACCACGAAGTATCTTGCCGGTCACAGCGACACCATCGGCGGCGCGATAATAGTATCCGACAATAAACTGTATAAAGAGCTGAAATTCCACCAGAATGCCGAAGGGGCTGTCCCCGGACCTTGGGACTGCTGGCTGGTTATCCGCGGCATCAAGACTTTGGCCATCAGGATGAACGAACACGAGAAGAACGCGATCGCTCTCGCCAAATTTCTGGAAAAACACCCTGCTGTAGAACGGGTGTACTATCCCGGCCTTTTAAGCCATAAGCAGCACAATCTG is a window from the Candidatus Latescibacter sp. genome containing:
- a CDS encoding cystathionine gamma-synthase; this translates as MRFKTRAIHDGQAPDSSTGAVIIPVYQTSTFEQDAIGVHRGYEYSRTGNPTRKALEEVLASLEGGKHGLAFASGSAATAAVFHLLAHGDHVIVGDDVYGGTYRLIERVFRRWGLAADYVETVDADSFQKAIRKETRLIWVETPTNPLLKIADIEKLSQLAHENGLLLAVDNTFASPYFQNPLALGADIVVHSTTKYLAGHSDTIGGAIIVSDNKLYKELKFHQNAEGAVPGPWDCWLVIRGIKTLAIRMNEHEKNAIALAKFLEKHPAVERVYYPGLLSHKQHNLAGKQMRGFGGMISLELKGGYPAAEQFISRLRLFLLAESLGGVESLVCHPAKMTHSSFPPEERERKGIRDGLVRLSVGIEDVDDLRGDLENALR